Genomic window (Mycoplasma leachii PG50):
AGATCTTTGTTGGTGATGAATAGCAACTCTATCTATTACTTTCATAACTCTCCTTGCAATTAATTACATAAAAATTCTAAATTAAGTTTTAAATAATAATAAATATTATTCTTTAGTAATTAAAAAATATTGTGCATACAACTAAAAAAAGCATCTAAGATGCTTTTTTTAGTTTAAATATTTTCATAGATAATGGTTTTAAAACAACTTTAGAACTAGTTTGTTTTTCATTAGTTAATAATTCAGTGTTATTAATTAAATCAGCATGCTCAACTTCTATTTGATTATCACTATTATTAACTAAGATTAAATAATGAGTTTTAGTATCAGTTTTAATATATTCTAAATATTGTTTTTCTTCATCATATGATTTAAATTCTAAAAATCCATAAGATCCAATAGTTGGATGAGCTTTTCTTACTTTAATTAGATTTTTTAAATGATTAAAAATATCTAAATTTCATTGAGATTTATCTCAAATCATACATTTTCTACAACCTGGATCATGAGCACCATCTAATCCAATTTCATCACCATAATAAATGCTTGGAGAACCAGATAAAGTAAATAAAATAGAATAAGCTAATTTTAATCTATTTGGATTATTTTCACATAATGTTAGTAATCTAGCTGTATCATGACTTGCTAAACAGTTAAACATTCCAGGTCAAATGTTTTTTTGATATAAAAAGATAACGTTTGTAACACGATTTTTAAATCTTCTAACATCAATTTCTCTAGTTGCTACAAAATCAATAATTTGTCTTGTTAGAACATAGTTCATAACTCCATCAAACTGATCACCTTTTAATCAAGGATTAGAATCACTTCAAACTTCTCCAAGAATATAAGTACGTTTTTTTTGATTTACAACTTGTCTAAATTCTCTTCAAAAATGATGATCAATTTCATTAGCAACATCTAATCTTCATGCATCAATATTAAATTCTTCAACTCAATATCTAGCAACTTCTAAAAGGTATTTTTTAACTTCAGGGTTACTTGTATTTACTTTTGGCATATATCCAGTAAATGCAAATGTGTAATAGTTTAAATCTAAACTAGTATTTTCAGTTAGATTTTCATCTAATTTTTGTACAGGAAATTTGTTAATATAGAATCAATCTTTATATTTTGATTTTTCTTGGTTTTTTAAAACATCTTGTCAGTAAGGATGTCAATATCCAAAATGATTAAATACAGCGTCTAGCATTACTTTAATATTTCTTTTATGGCATTCTTCGACTAGCTTTTTAAAAGTTTTTTTATCTCCAAAATGTGGATCAATTTCAAAATAGTCAATAGTATCATATTTATGATTTGTTCTTGCTTTAAAAATTGGACATAAATATAATCCATTAACACCAAGTTCAACTAAATGATCTAAATGATCAATAATTCCTTGTAGATCTCCTCCAAAAAAATTATCTGCAGCTGGAGCATCTGAATTTCAAGCTAAAACATTTTTTGGTGAAATTTCAGGATTTCCATTAGCAAATCTTTCTGGAAAAATTTGATATCAAATTGTGTCTTTTACTCAAGTTGGAACATTAAAAATATCAATTTCATTCATTCAAGGAAAACTAAACTGACTAGCTTGTGCAATTTTTATTTTTTCAAGTGGATAAAACCCTTTTTGACTATAATAGATTCTTTCATTTTC
Coding sequences:
- a CDS encoding glycoside hydrolase family 13 protein, encoding MVNIERAAILHIPKSNMAYCYDKDRIHIVLRAKKNNLKEVIFHCSEPFEPKVVVETNNYDLNLEKTAMRKVGSTEIYDYWFISVKPPFKRLSYYFELASENERIYYSQKGFYPLEKIKIAQASQFSFPWMNEIDIFNVPTWVKDTIWYQIFPERFANGNPEISPKNVLAWNSDAPAADNFFGGDLQGIIDHLDHLVELGVNGLYLCPIFKARTNHKYDTIDYFEIDPHFGDKKTFKKLVEECHKRNIKVMLDAVFNHFGYWHPYWQDVLKNQEKSKYKDWFYINKFPVQKLDENLTENTSLDLNYYTFAFTGYMPKVNTSNPEVKKYLLEVARYWVEEFNIDAWRLDVANEIDHHFWREFRQVVNQKKRTYILGEVWSDSNPWLKGDQFDGVMNYVLTRQIIDFVATREIDVRRFKNRVTNVIFLYQKNIWPGMFNCLASHDTARLLTLCENNPNRLKLAYSILFTLSGSPSIYYGDEIGLDGAHDPGCRKCMIWDKSQWNLDIFNHLKNLIKVRKAHPTIGSYGFLEFKSYDEEKQYLEYIKTDTKTHYLILVNNSDNQIEVEHADLINNTELLTNEKQTSSKVVLKPLSMKIFKLKKAS